The Thermoanaerobaculia bacterium genome contains a region encoding:
- a CDS encoding glycerophosphodiester phosphodiesterase, with protein sequence DRGGNRMTTPSDWKAPHPLWIVGHRGSPRRARENTLDSFDFAEAEGADAIELDLQQTRDGELVVFHDDTIPIGTEMHAIRAMPSIDVRGLILDSPFGEYRIPTIDDVFQRYGSAFRYVLEVKVNGATDRVLAARRVCDAVTGFALGARGLVASFDADFLRRVADRESGIATSYLFDRAVSLPEPGQPRGIFPPCDAVGPRSDFATEAFVAAAARAGLTVHPWTVDAPEEIQAMAERGVASVTTNDPELARRVLRT encoded by the coding sequence GATCGCGGAGGAAATCGGATGACCACGCCGAGCGACTGGAAGGCCCCTCACCCGCTCTGGATCGTCGGGCACCGCGGCTCTCCGCGGCGCGCGCGGGAAAACACGCTCGACAGCTTCGACTTCGCCGAGGCCGAAGGAGCCGACGCGATCGAGCTCGACCTCCAGCAGACGCGAGACGGGGAACTCGTCGTTTTCCACGACGACACGATTCCGATCGGCACCGAGATGCACGCGATCCGGGCGATGCCGTCGATCGACGTGCGCGGGCTGATCCTGGACTCGCCTTTCGGCGAATACCGGATTCCGACCATCGACGACGTCTTCCAGCGCTACGGGAGCGCTTTCCGGTACGTCCTCGAGGTGAAGGTCAACGGGGCCACCGATCGCGTCCTCGCGGCGCGCCGCGTGTGCGACGCGGTGACGGGATTCGCGCTCGGGGCGCGCGGCCTCGTCGCCTCGTTCGACGCCGACTTCCTGCGCCGCGTCGCGGATCGCGAGAGCGGGATCGCCACGTCCTACCTCTTCGACCGGGCCGTGTCGCTGCCGGAGCCCGGCCAGCCTCGCGGGATCTTTCCGCCGTGCGATGCCGTCGGGCCGCGCTCCGACTTCGCGACCGAGGCCTTCGTCGCCGCCGCCGCGCGCGCCGGACTGACCGTGCACCCCTGGACGGTCGACGCTCCGGAGGAGATCCAGGCGATGGCGGAACGCGGGGTGGCGTCGGTCACGACCAACGATCCCGAGCTCGCGCGGCGCGTCCTTCGAACCTGA
- the yidD gene encoding membrane protein insertion efficiency factor YidD encodes MALAVALAGALAGDALNPPARQWSARAAASSIAAYRGTVSPILARTRFVRCRFTPTCSLYGLEAVRRHGFFPGLALAGWRVLRCNPWSKGGNDPVP; translated from the coding sequence TTGGCGCTCGCCGTCGCCCTCGCGGGCGCCCTCGCGGGCGACGCCCTCAATCCTCCGGCCCGGCAGTGGAGCGCGCGCGCGGCCGCGTCTTCGATCGCCGCCTATCGCGGAACCGTCTCGCCGATTCTGGCGCGCACCCGGTTCGTCCGGTGCCGATTCACTCCCACCTGTTCCCTCTACGGACTGGAAGCGGTGCGCCGCCACGGCTTCTTTCCCGGATTGGCGCTCGCCGGTTGGAGGGTGCTGCGGTGCAATCCGTGGTCGAAGGGGGGGAACGACCCCGTCCCGTGA
- a CDS encoding aldehyde dehydrogenase family protein: MTDAAGISRAIEAARDAFPETRRMPSWKRARALRQIRDGVARRRAEFAEAIVAEAGKPIRFAEGEVDRCLVTFSIAAEEATRSGGEVLPVDLEPRAEDLWCAVERFPKGVVAALTPFNFPLNLLAHKVAPAIACGCPVVAKPSPRTPRAATLLAEEVGRTEWPSAAFSVVVCDNADAPGLWRDPRVAVVSFTGSDAVGWKIKEEAPRKTVVLELGGNAAAIVHDDADLEAAARRLAGSAFAFAGQVCIKAQRILVSRAVFEPFLERFVAASRALPAGDLRDARTALCPMIDEEAARRVESWIGEAVAAGADARLGGARDGRYVPPTILTGVDPDARVRRREIFGPVAIVDAYATFDEALAAANDTSYGLHASVFTRDIGRIRTAFRSLDVGGVLVNEPPSTRIDNFPYGGVKASGSGREGVRSTILEYTEPRVLLVSST; this comes from the coding sequence GTGACCGACGCGGCCGGGATCTCGCGGGCGATCGAGGCGGCGCGGGACGCTTTCCCGGAGACGCGCCGCATGCCCTCGTGGAAGCGCGCGCGGGCGCTGAGGCAGATCCGCGACGGAGTCGCACGTCGCCGGGCCGAATTCGCGGAGGCGATCGTCGCCGAGGCGGGAAAACCGATCCGGTTCGCGGAGGGAGAGGTCGACCGCTGCCTCGTCACGTTCTCGATCGCCGCCGAGGAGGCGACGCGGAGCGGCGGCGAGGTGCTCCCGGTCGATCTCGAGCCGCGCGCCGAAGACCTCTGGTGCGCCGTCGAACGGTTTCCGAAAGGGGTCGTCGCCGCGCTGACGCCCTTCAACTTCCCGCTGAACCTGCTCGCGCACAAGGTCGCGCCGGCGATCGCCTGCGGGTGCCCGGTCGTCGCGAAGCCTTCCCCCCGGACGCCTCGGGCCGCAACGCTCCTCGCCGAGGAAGTCGGCCGGACCGAATGGCCGTCCGCCGCTTTCTCGGTCGTGGTCTGCGACAACGCGGACGCCCCGGGGCTCTGGCGCGATCCGCGCGTCGCGGTCGTGTCGTTCACGGGTTCGGACGCCGTGGGATGGAAGATCAAGGAAGAGGCGCCGCGGAAGACGGTCGTCCTGGAGCTCGGCGGGAACGCCGCCGCGATCGTCCACGACGACGCCGATCTGGAGGCGGCGGCTCGCCGGCTCGCCGGCTCGGCGTTCGCGTTCGCCGGGCAGGTTTGCATCAAGGCGCAGCGAATCCTGGTCTCGCGGGCGGTCTTCGAACCCTTCCTCGAACGTTTCGTCGCGGCGAGCCGCGCGCTGCCCGCGGGGGATCTCCGGGACGCACGAACCGCGCTCTGCCCGATGATCGACGAGGAAGCCGCGCGCCGCGTGGAGTCCTGGATCGGCGAAGCCGTGGCGGCAGGAGCCGACGCCAGGCTCGGCGGCGCGCGCGACGGCCGTTACGTCCCCCCCACGATCCTCACGGGCGTCGATCCGGACGCCCGGGTCCGGCGGCGGGAGATCTTCGGACCCGTCGCGATCGTCGACGCGTACGCGACGTTCGACGAGGCGCTGGCGGCCGCCAACGACACGTCGTACGGGCTCCACGCGTCGGTCTTCACCCGTGACATCGGCCGCATCCGCACGGCGTTCCGTTCGCTCGACGTCGGCGGCGTGCTCGTCAACGAACCGCCGTCGACGCGGATCGACAACTTCCCGTACGGGGGGGTCAAGGCGTCCGGATCGGGGCGGGAAGGCGTGCGGTCGACGATTCTCGAATACACGGAGCCTCGCGTCCTTCTGGTATCTTCGACCTGA